A DNA window from Pseudomonas resinovorans NBRC 106553 contains the following coding sequences:
- the lapG gene encoding cysteine protease LapG, whose amino-acid sequence MFRGSVQAWRACRGRRVLALAAPLLLALLAGVLQADWDFALISRRAETLYGPLGAGRPRIDDWQAMLGRLAGVDEKRQLEEVNRFFNAKLRLTDDERLWRQVDYWATPVEALLRGAGDCEDFAIAKYFSLRQLGVPSEKLRITYVKALRLNQAHMVLTYYPSPDAMPLVLDNLVGIIRPADQRTDLLPVYAFNAEGLWLAGRGGGKQVGDAKRLSRWQELLKKMKAEGFPVEPAR is encoded by the coding sequence ATGTTCCGAGGTAGCGTTCAGGCCTGGCGTGCATGTCGGGGGCGGCGGGTGCTGGCCCTGGCGGCGCCATTGCTGTTGGCGCTGCTGGCCGGCGTGCTGCAGGCGGACTGGGATTTCGCCCTGATCAGCCGCCGCGCCGAAACCCTCTACGGTCCCCTCGGCGCCGGCAGGCCGCGCATCGACGATTGGCAGGCGATGCTGGGCCGCCTGGCCGGCGTCGACGAGAAGCGCCAGTTGGAAGAAGTGAACCGCTTCTTCAACGCCAAGCTGCGCCTCACCGATGACGAGCGTCTCTGGCGGCAGGTGGACTACTGGGCCACCCCGGTGGAAGCCTTGTTGCGCGGTGCCGGCGACTGCGAGGACTTCGCCATCGCCAAGTACTTCAGCCTGCGCCAGCTCGGGGTGCCCAGCGAGAAACTGCGCATCACCTACGTCAAGGCGCTGCGGCTGAACCAGGCGCACATGGTGCTGACCTACTACCCGTCGCCCGACGCCATGCCGCTGGTGCTGGACAACCTGGTGGGGATCATCCGCCCCGCCGACCAACGTACCGACCTGCTGCCGGTCTACGCCTTCAACGCCGAGGGCCTGTGGCTGGCCGGCAGGGGCGGCGGCAAACAGGTGGGCGATGCCAAGCGGCTGTCGCGCTGGCAGGAACTGCTCAAGAAGATGAAGGCCGAGGGCTTCCCGGTGGAGCCGGCCCGATAG
- a CDS encoding alkyl/aryl-sulfatase, whose translation MRISTRFSGLLLAAALPLGADAALPDETIEPSINAELAEHTRHFSEKVYKIADNVYSAVGWNLANSVMIEAPEGLIIVDTGESAEQSRKVLTEFRKISDKPIKAIVYTHFHPDHINGVKGFVSEEQVKSGEVQIYAQETLLDNVVTQGALVGPILGMRSGYSFGVALPDADKKDMNAGLGPLAHEGKSTFIAPTITFKDKLDTTIAGLPIQFLHVPSEAPDEIVLYLPDNRVLISAEVTQGPTLPNIHTLRGTKFRDPVVWVASLDKLRAFQADYMVPLHGQPVSGKDKVEEVLRMTRDAIAYVHDQTVRWMNKGLTPDELVEKVQLPPHLAGYTPYLREYYGTVKHSVRQIYQGYLGWFQGDPVDLDPTPPVEKATRLVEMMGGREKVLLAAGNAYLKGDYQWAAELAGYAIRIDHDDKLAREIKARSFRRLGYASMNINWRNWYLMSAMELEGKLNGDAALQLSQAVRNAFLSPEMLKNLPARIFLQNWVTRLDPEKSADVNLTLGFVFPDINEEWALEVRRGVAELHKGIPEGTTLKLTFDKTYLDTVISGENGLLKGALLGDVKVDGNLLDIKTFLGCFDFDETPIALTLR comes from the coding sequence ATGCGCATCAGCACCCGTTTCAGCGGCCTGCTCCTGGCCGCCGCACTGCCCCTCGGCGCCGACGCGGCGCTGCCGGACGAGACCATCGAGCCGAGCATCAACGCCGAGCTGGCCGAGCACACCAGGCACTTCAGCGAGAAGGTCTACAAGATCGCCGACAACGTCTATTCGGCGGTGGGCTGGAACCTGGCCAACAGCGTGATGATCGAGGCGCCGGAAGGGCTGATCATCGTCGACACCGGCGAGTCCGCCGAGCAGTCGCGCAAGGTGCTGACGGAGTTCCGCAAGATCAGCGACAAGCCGATCAAGGCCATCGTCTACACCCACTTCCACCCCGACCATATCAACGGCGTGAAGGGCTTCGTCAGCGAAGAGCAGGTGAAGTCCGGCGAGGTGCAGATCTACGCCCAGGAAACCCTGCTGGACAACGTGGTGACCCAGGGCGCGCTGGTGGGCCCGATCCTCGGCATGCGCTCGGGCTACAGCTTCGGCGTGGCTCTGCCGGATGCCGACAAGAAGGACATGAACGCCGGCCTCGGCCCGCTGGCCCATGAGGGCAAGTCCACCTTCATCGCCCCGACCATCACCTTCAAGGACAAGCTCGACACCACCATCGCCGGCCTGCCGATACAGTTCCTCCATGTGCCCAGCGAGGCACCGGACGAGATCGTCCTCTACCTGCCGGACAACCGCGTGCTGATCAGCGCCGAGGTGACCCAGGGGCCGACCCTGCCGAACATCCACACCCTGCGCGGCACCAAGTTCCGCGACCCGGTGGTGTGGGTGGCGAGCCTCGACAAGCTGCGCGCCTTCCAGGCCGACTACATGGTGCCGCTGCACGGCCAGCCGGTATCCGGCAAGGACAAGGTGGAAGAGGTGCTGCGCATGACCCGCGACGCCATCGCCTACGTCCACGACCAGACCGTGCGCTGGATGAACAAGGGCCTGACCCCCGACGAGCTGGTGGAGAAGGTCCAGCTGCCGCCCCACCTGGCCGGCTACACCCCCTACCTGCGGGAGTACTACGGCACCGTGAAGCACAGCGTGCGGCAGATCTACCAGGGCTACCTGGGCTGGTTCCAGGGTGACCCGGTGGATCTCGACCCGACCCCGCCGGTGGAGAAGGCCACGCGCCTGGTGGAGATGATGGGCGGGCGCGAGAAGGTGCTGCTGGCCGCCGGCAACGCCTACCTCAAGGGCGACTACCAGTGGGCCGCGGAGCTCGCCGGCTACGCCATCCGCATCGACCACGACGACAAGCTTGCCCGCGAGATCAAGGCCCGCAGCTTCCGCCGCCTGGGCTACGCCAGCATGAACATCAACTGGCGCAACTGGTACCTGATGAGCGCCATGGAGCTGGAAGGCAAGCTGAACGGCGACGCCGCGCTGCAACTGTCCCAGGCTGTGCGCAATGCCTTCCTCTCGCCGGAGATGCTGAAGAACCTGCCGGCGCGTATCTTCCTGCAGAACTGGGTGACCCGCCTCGACCCGGAAAAGAGCGCCGACGTGAACCTCACCCTGGGCTTCGTCTTCCCCGACATCAACGAGGAGTGGGCGCTGGAGGTTCGCCGTGGAGTAGCCGAGCTGCACAAGGGCATCCCCGAGGGCACCACGCTCAAGCTGACCTTCGACAAGACCTACCTCGACACCGTGATCAGCGGCGAGAACGGCCTGCTGAAGGGTGCGCTGCTGGGGGATGTGAAAGTGGACGGCAACCTGCTGGACATCAAGACCTTCCTCGGCTGCTTCGACTTCGACGAAACCCCCATCGCCCTGACCCTGCGCTGA
- a CDS encoding LysR family transcriptional regulator: MNDLRQLRHFVALAEHGHFARAAEAVNLSQPALSRSIQALEASLGCSLLDRGPRQISLTAHGRLVLEHARRLLDGNRALRSAVTQLDNLDSGELRLGAGPYPAARLVPRALGRFASRHPGVRVQLSLENWHSLHQRLLDDAIELFVADIRELADDPLLDITPLRRHPGTLFCRPGHPLLARRRVLLSDLAGYALAGTQLPVEVAQAVGTLSGNRNPLGIECDNFMVLKALVAESDVISMAPWDVVAEDVRTGRLAVLEIPQGGETSSAYGVVSHAARSLSPAARVVRELLLEEDERFADDVALRS; encoded by the coding sequence ATGAACGATCTTCGCCAGCTCCGCCACTTCGTCGCCCTCGCCGAGCACGGCCACTTCGCCCGCGCGGCGGAAGCGGTCAACCTCAGCCAGCCGGCGCTGAGCCGCAGCATCCAGGCCCTGGAGGCCAGCCTGGGCTGCAGCCTGCTGGACCGAGGCCCGCGCCAGATCAGCCTGACCGCCCATGGCCGGCTGGTACTGGAACACGCCCGGCGCCTGCTGGACGGCAACCGCGCCCTGCGCAGTGCGGTGACCCAGCTGGACAACCTCGACAGCGGCGAACTGCGCCTGGGTGCCGGCCCCTACCCCGCCGCGCGCCTGGTGCCCCGCGCCCTCGGCCGCTTCGCCAGCCGCCACCCGGGGGTGCGCGTACAGCTCAGCCTGGAGAACTGGCACAGCCTGCACCAGCGCCTGCTGGACGACGCCATCGAACTGTTCGTCGCCGATATCCGCGAACTCGCGGACGACCCGCTGCTGGATATCACGCCCCTGCGCCGCCACCCCGGCACCCTCTTCTGCCGCCCGGGCCACCCACTGCTCGCCCGCCGTCGGGTCCTTCTGAGCGACCTCGCCGGTTACGCCCTGGCCGGCACCCAGCTGCCCGTGGAGGTGGCCCAGGCGGTCGGCACGCTGAGTGGCAACCGCAATCCGCTGGGTATCGAATGCGACAACTTCATGGTGCTCAAGGCCCTTGTGGCCGAGAGCGACGTGATCAGCATGGCGCCCTGGGATGTGGTGGCCGAGGACGTGCGCACCGGCAGACTGGCGGTCCTGGAGATTCCCCAGGGCGGCGAGACGTCATCGGCCTATGGCGTGGTCAGCCACGCCGCGCGCAGCCTGTCGCCTGCGGCGCGGGTGGTGAGGGAGTTGTTGCTGGAAGAGGATGAGCGGTTTGCCGACGATGTGGCCCTCAGATCGTAG
- a CDS encoding putative urea ABC transporter substrate-binding protein: MRKPRLFALAAAGLAAVLSFNTSAAQKNSFDVCWTIYAGWMPWEYGAAKGIVDKWAKKYGIEIKVTQLNDYVESINQYTAGQFDGCTMTNMDALTIPAAGGVDSTALIIGDFSNGNDGVVVKGEGKTLADLKDMPINLVELSVSHYLLARALERADLSEKDVQVVNTSDADIAAAFNTAEVQAVTTWNPMLAEIKAKPGTSLVFDSSKVPGEIMDMMVVNTRTLEDNPALGKALTGAWFEIVALMHAGNAESAAALEHMAKASGTDLAGYQAQLAATRLFQSPADALSFVTSPKLPATMDKVANFSFRHGLLGEGAKDASAVGMSFAKDVVTGDKGNVKLRFDPTYVQLAADGKL, translated from the coding sequence ATGCGCAAGCCCCGTTTGTTCGCCCTCGCCGCCGCCGGCCTCGCCGCCGTCCTCAGCTTCAACACCTCCGCCGCCCAGAAGAACAGCTTCGATGTCTGCTGGACCATCTATGCCGGCTGGATGCCCTGGGAGTACGGCGCCGCCAAGGGCATCGTCGACAAGTGGGCGAAGAAGTACGGCATCGAGATCAAGGTCACCCAGCTCAACGACTACGTCGAATCCATCAACCAGTACACCGCCGGCCAGTTCGACGGCTGCACCATGACCAACATGGACGCCCTGACGATCCCCGCCGCCGGCGGCGTGGACAGCACCGCACTGATCATCGGCGACTTCTCCAACGGCAATGACGGCGTGGTGGTCAAGGGCGAAGGCAAGACCCTGGCCGACCTCAAGGACATGCCCATCAACCTGGTGGAGCTGTCCGTCTCCCACTACCTGCTGGCCCGGGCCCTGGAACGCGCCGACCTCTCCGAGAAGGACGTGCAGGTGGTCAACACCTCCGACGCCGACATCGCCGCCGCCTTCAACACCGCCGAAGTCCAGGCCGTGACCACCTGGAACCCCATGCTCGCCGAGATCAAGGCCAAACCCGGCACCAGCCTGGTGTTCGATTCCAGCAAGGTGCCCGGCGAGATCATGGACATGATGGTGGTCAACACCAGGACCCTCGAAGACAACCCCGCCCTGGGCAAGGCGTTGACCGGCGCCTGGTTCGAGATCGTCGCGCTGATGCACGCCGGCAACGCCGAGAGCGCCGCCGCCCTGGAACACATGGCCAAGGCCTCGGGCACGGACCTCGCCGGCTACCAGGCGCAACTGGCCGCCACCCGCCTGTTCCAATCCCCGGCCGACGCCCTGTCGTTCGTCACCAGCCCGAAACTGCCGGCGACCATGGACAAGGTGGCGAACTTCTCCTTCCGCCACGGACTGCTGGGTGAAGGCGCCAAGGACGCCAGTGCCGTGGGCATGAGCTTCGCCAAGGACGTGGTCACCGGCGACAAGGGCAACGTGAAGCTGCGCTTCGACCCGACCTACGTGCAGCTGGCCGCCGACGGCAAGCTCTGA
- a CDS encoding ABC transporter permease — MRLINRQPDRAGRLILILLPFALLLLAYFTGSAARLTENPNDKLLPSAAQMMDAVERLAFTEDKRSGDYLFWQDTASSLKRLGLGLSIAALLGLALGIAAGTLPLFGAPLSPLLTVLSMIPPLAILPVLFIVFGLGELSKVMLIVIGIAPCIARDLEQRAREIPRELLIKAQTLGANTWTLILRVVLPQLMPRLLISLRLVLGSAWLFLIAAEAIASTDGLGYRIFLVRRYLAMDVILPYVVWITLLAWLMDLGLRQLTRLAFPWYEGAKA; from the coding sequence ATGCGCCTGATCAACCGCCAACCGGACCGCGCCGGCCGCCTGATCCTGATCCTGCTGCCCTTCGCCCTGCTGCTGCTGGCCTACTTCACCGGCTCGGCGGCCAGGCTGACTGAGAACCCCAACGACAAGCTGCTGCCCAGCGCCGCACAGATGATGGATGCCGTGGAGCGCCTGGCCTTTACCGAGGACAAGCGCAGTGGCGACTACCTGTTCTGGCAGGACACCGCCTCGAGCCTGAAACGCCTGGGCCTGGGCCTGTCCATCGCCGCCCTGCTGGGCCTCGCGCTGGGCATCGCCGCCGGCACCCTGCCGCTGTTCGGCGCGCCACTGTCGCCCCTGCTCACGGTGCTGTCGATGATCCCGCCGTTGGCGATATTGCCGGTGCTGTTCATCGTCTTCGGCCTGGGCGAACTGTCCAAGGTCATGCTCATCGTCATCGGCATCGCCCCCTGCATCGCCCGAGACCTGGAACAGCGCGCCCGGGAAATCCCCCGTGAGTTGCTGATCAAGGCGCAGACCCTCGGCGCCAACACCTGGACCCTGATCCTGCGGGTGGTGTTGCCGCAGCTGATGCCGCGCCTGCTGATTTCCCTGCGCCTGGTGCTGGGCTCGGCCTGGCTGTTCCTCATCGCCGCCGAAGCCATCGCCTCCACCGACGGCCTGGGCTACCGCATCTTCCTGGTCCGCCGCTACCTGGCCATGGATGTGATCCTGCCCTACGTGGTGTGGATAACCCTGCTGGCCTGGCTGATGGACCTGGGCCTGCGCCAGCTCACCCGCCTGGCCTTCCCCTGGTACGAAGGAGCCAAGGCATGA